One part of the bacterium genome encodes these proteins:
- a CDS encoding sigma-54 dependent transcriptional regulator, producing MSQKPSYKVLIIDDDQSICLILQQILGSAGYQTSSANSAEAGLKAVSEAQPDLVLLDMRLPDAWGLDVIPKIKEIDPDIPVIVITGHASIEDAVKAVKAGVYDYLQKPLHADNVLLSVAQAAERKNLLAENKYLQQTLNERYGFENIVAKSRPMMAVFGTIRKIAETKTTVLILGESGTGKELAARAVHFNSKRKGAKFVPINCGGIPETLLESELFGYAKGAFTGANGSKEGLFKIADKGTIFLDEIGTMPMSLQVKLLRALQEGVFYPLGSTVPTEVDVRVIAAANQNLEEAVKKGLFREDLFYRLNVIQIKLPPLRDRRDDVMILAHHFLKKYCAEQEKAIEGFAPEATDFLLRHDWPGNVRELENAVEHGVALCNGKSIGLEDFPQRRTSTRTEEVSLMIDKPLRQARDEYEKRYIMGLLKLTGGNVTRAAEMAEIARQNLQLKLKEYGISSKSYAPRNRE from the coding sequence ATGAGCCAGAAGCCATCATACAAAGTTTTGATCATAGACGATGATCAGAGCATCTGTCTGATCCTGCAGCAGATACTGGGAAGCGCCGGATATCAGACCAGTTCGGCCAACAGCGCCGAAGCCGGACTTAAAGCCGTATCCGAAGCCCAGCCGGACCTGGTGCTGCTGGACATGCGCCTGCCCGATGCCTGGGGCCTGGATGTGATACCCAAGATCAAGGAGATCGATCCCGATATTCCGGTGATAGTGATCACCGGGCATGCCAGCATAGAGGACGCGGTCAAGGCGGTCAAGGCCGGGGTGTACGACTACCTGCAGAAGCCGCTCCACGCAGACAACGTGCTTTTATCGGTGGCCCAGGCGGCGGAGCGGAAAAACCTGCTGGCCGAGAACAAATACCTGCAGCAGACCCTGAACGAACGTTACGGATTTGAGAACATAGTGGCCAAGAGCCGGCCGATGATGGCGGTCTTCGGCACCATCCGCAAGATAGCCGAGACCAAGACCACGGTGCTGATCCTGGGCGAATCCGGCACCGGCAAGGAGCTGGCGGCCCGGGCGGTGCACTTCAACAGCAAGCGCAAGGGGGCCAAGTTCGTGCCCATCAACTGCGGGGGGATCCCCGAAACCCTTTTGGAATCGGAACTGTTCGGCTACGCCAAGGGGGCTTTTACCGGAGCCAACGGCAGCAAGGAAGGCCTGTTCAAGATCGCCGACAAGGGCACCATCTTCCTGGACGAGATCGGCACCATGCCGATGTCCCTGCAGGTAAAACTGCTGCGGGCCCTGCAGGAGGGGGTGTTTTACCCCCTGGGCAGCACCGTTCCCACCGAGGTGGACGTCCGGGTGATCGCCGCCGCCAACCAGAACCTGGAGGAGGCCGTTAAAAAGGGACTTTTCCGGGAGGACCTTTTCTACCGGCTTAATGTCATCCAGATAAAACTGCCGCCCTTGCGGGACCGGCGCGATGATGTGATGATCCTGGCTCATCACTTTTTAAAGAAATACTGCGCCGAACAGGAAAAGGCCATAGAAGGGTTTGCCCCCGAAGCCACAGACTTCCTGTTGCGGCACGACTGGCCGGGCAACGTCAGGGAGCTGGAGAACGCGGTGGAGCACGGGGTGGCGCTGTGCAACGGAAAATCGATCGGGCTGGAGGACTTTCCCCAGCGCCGGACCAGCACCCGCACCGAGGAGGTTTCGCTGATGATAGACAAGCCCCTGCGCCAGGCCCGGGACGAATACGAAAAACGCTATATCATGGGCCTGCTCAAGCTGACCGGGGGCAATGTCACCCGGGCGGCCGAGATGGCCGAGATCGCCCGCCAGAACCTGCAGCTGAAGCTCAAGGAATACGGCATCAGCTCCAAATCATACGCCCCAAGAAACAGGGAGTGA
- a CDS encoding C25 family cysteine peptidase: MKNLISLLLTVLITFGYLHASEAAGISFTQNTLVSDFSSDSTAIGKVTYNHLSVKGCFPLEAQPGSPLLPVKLVNILVPFNASVTGLKVTGSSADALPGIFNPFPVQKPVPMNGQTAPDFVSADPAFYQAKGGYPGKLARIKAVSAWGEHQVVAVEVMPLQYNSSKAQLTLYTSVSFDVEYVLKTVSAIPVKRRSPMAQSLVTNQLQPAIANKNDFARLTISSKTTVAEGSAKSPATISPSPEGSPVDYVIITSEELAPQFQRLADWKTQKGIYTVVKTTRWIESNYRGADLQEKIRHFIQDAWVNWGTVLVLLGGDTPVIPARYVPWRSWPQYIPDMRIPTDLYYSDIVDTSCYGDIQKYSFDSNRDGQYGDVLGGDVVDMQPDLLLGRAPVSTTAQAQTFVDKVLAYEKDPPPGFGSSFLMVSEGSYSWSPESVNNFPLKTDAPWIDSYELYRPAVDSVSYQWTGDKNLDAGSAMDELNKGYNMVYHFDHGGIYQLGTGATTGGGWLYRSDADRLGNNGRPSVVITPACDPNAFDHDCFAEHLLNNPNGGALAFIGNARVGWGYQGYLYQEMFTGIYYYRQQMLGQAFAVLQHIRDVYSLFSINLMGDPSMLLWTGEPQAVLVGHPAQLPLGDSLITFDLSGPAAGGMVELAVYKQNEVFKVISVSVPSSITLPVSPLTEGTLMVTITGTNIMPSQTSCQVVAANAAHPFVSNYLIRDDGRMTGDKSSGNCDRVMNPGETIALYPSLTNNGLSPLENAFVILRSSDPLVKVTDSIISLPLLAPGQTLACDTLLGPRFLLAVSPLIKSDRQLMLNAVFAAKQEAIKSNFRTSMIIVSQEIKADIKADSLVIASYVLSPAPMQSHINAGSFVTLDSVVIANLGTGQARGITLTATAVSGGQTVPMRENLRFGNIPAGGSSAHQRPVLKPIMTDINNPLALLVTIRDSYGRESRQIIRRSNVVNPVWDIQTRALGSDRIQINWVLLTGDAGIKGYNLYRKTTGQASFTKVNLVPVGDSRTFTDQGLTPNTSYIYTVSAVDSLGSESPVFPVPDTIKTQPALMPGFPAVVGNGIRGSRMWSSPASGDINNDGFEEIVIGSDDGRVYAFDRLGTILSGWPAEIGGSIDQSSPALADIDGDGFLEVVMGSGGWYTVPGDGQVHVLRHDGSEQPGWPQAVSGDAFAGAAIADLDGDGSFEIVAATTGGYIYAWDAGGSLLLGWPVYAGGPVWSAPALGNLDADPQMEIAVTANSAGALKLLVLNHDGTDLPGWPIIVQSSAGYALASPVLADMDNDGKNEIILGAETYCPTASTKGYCFKVNGEQLAGWPVGFDCGTRIVCSPAIADMDGDGKLDAAFIASNGVLRAYSDQGVNRMLWEVQTGSNGRTNPIAADIDSDGIIEILLTTESGYLYAFEGSDGSLTRGYPIWIEPSWSAPALSDLNRDGKMELLAFGWGSHKLFAWELGSSSNNSGTFGSSFRGNMRRTGCGNDTLAAKLGGAAQVECTRTPGIVPRLNQNFPNPVREQTTISYQLSQPGKVKINIYNLTGQLVKTLVNEDRAPGSYQIKWNGKNEQGKGVSSGTYLYRLESSSYNSTKRMLVLK, encoded by the coding sequence ATGAAAAACCTGATATCCCTACTGCTGACAGTTTTAATAACATTCGGCTATTTACATGCTTCCGAAGCAGCCGGTATAAGTTTTACCCAGAACACGCTGGTGTCTGATTTTTCCAGCGACTCAACCGCCATCGGCAAGGTTACCTACAATCATTTGTCGGTCAAAGGATGCTTTCCGTTGGAAGCCCAGCCTGGCAGCCCTTTGCTGCCGGTAAAGCTGGTAAACATCCTTGTTCCCTTCAACGCCTCGGTAACGGGATTAAAGGTAACCGGATCTTCCGCCGATGCTTTGCCCGGAATTTTCAACCCTTTCCCGGTGCAAAAGCCGGTTCCGATGAACGGCCAGACGGCCCCGGACTTTGTGTCGGCAGATCCCGCCTTTTACCAGGCCAAAGGCGGCTATCCCGGCAAACTCGCCAGGATCAAAGCAGTGTCGGCCTGGGGCGAGCATCAGGTGGTGGCGGTTGAAGTGATGCCCCTGCAGTACAACTCTTCCAAGGCGCAGCTTACCCTTTACACCTCGGTGTCATTTGATGTTGAATATGTTCTTAAAACCGTTTCCGCCATTCCGGTAAAAAGACGCAGCCCGATGGCTCAAAGTTTGGTGACGAACCAGTTGCAACCGGCCATCGCCAATAAGAATGATTTTGCCCGTCTGACAATTTCCTCCAAAACAACGGTGGCTGAAGGTTCCGCCAAATCCCCGGCCACCATATCCCCTTCTCCCGAAGGCAGCCCGGTGGATTACGTAATCATAACCTCGGAAGAACTGGCGCCCCAGTTCCAAAGGCTGGCCGACTGGAAGACCCAAAAAGGTATTTACACCGTTGTCAAAACCACCCGCTGGATAGAAAGTAATTACCGGGGAGCAGACCTCCAGGAAAAGATCCGCCATTTCATCCAGGATGCCTGGGTCAACTGGGGAACCGTGCTGGTGCTCCTGGGCGGGGACACCCCGGTGATCCCGGCCCGTTATGTCCCCTGGAGGAGCTGGCCGCAGTACATTCCGGATATGCGGATCCCCACCGACCTGTATTATTCCGATATAGTGGACACTTCCTGTTACGGAGACATACAGAAATACAGCTTTGATTCCAACCGCGACGGCCAGTACGGTGATGTGCTGGGCGGCGATGTGGTTGATATGCAGCCCGATCTTTTATTGGGCCGGGCTCCGGTCAGCACTACGGCCCAGGCCCAAACCTTTGTGGACAAGGTTTTAGCCTATGAAAAGGATCCCCCGCCGGGTTTCGGGTCCAGTTTTTTGATGGTTTCCGAAGGCAGCTATTCCTGGAGCCCGGAATCAGTGAACAATTTCCCCCTTAAGACAGACGCTCCCTGGATAGATTCCTACGAGCTTTACCGCCCGGCGGTTGATTCGGTCAGCTATCAATGGACCGGGGATAAGAACCTTGATGCCGGATCGGCCATGGATGAATTGAACAAGGGGTACAACATGGTTTATCATTTTGACCATGGCGGCATCTATCAGCTGGGAACCGGTGCCACCACCGGCGGAGGATGGCTGTACCGGTCCGATGCCGACCGGCTGGGCAACAACGGACGCCCCTCGGTGGTGATCACTCCGGCCTGCGACCCCAATGCCTTTGATCACGACTGCTTTGCCGAACACTTGCTCAACAATCCCAATGGCGGGGCCTTGGCCTTCATCGGCAATGCCAGGGTGGGATGGGGATACCAGGGATATTTGTACCAGGAGATGTTCACCGGGATCTATTATTACCGCCAGCAGATGCTGGGGCAGGCCTTTGCCGTCTTGCAGCACATCCGTGACGTCTACTCTCTCTTTTCCATCAATCTGATGGGAGATCCATCCATGCTGCTTTGGACCGGCGAACCACAGGCTGTTTTAGTTGGGCATCCCGCTCAATTGCCTTTGGGAGATTCCCTGATCACGTTTGACCTTTCCGGTCCGGCCGCTGGAGGCATGGTTGAGCTGGCGGTTTACAAACAGAACGAAGTTTTTAAAGTCATCTCTGTTTCAGTGCCGTCTTCAATCACCCTTCCTGTGTCACCCCTGACCGAAGGAACGCTGATGGTCACCATTACCGGGACCAACATCATGCCCAGCCAGACTTCCTGCCAGGTTGTGGCCGCCAACGCCGCCCACCCGTTCGTCAGCAACTATTTGATCCGGGACGATGGACGGATGACTGGCGACAAAAGCAGCGGCAACTGCGACCGGGTGATGAATCCCGGTGAAACCATTGCCCTGTATCCTTCCCTCACCAATAACGGCCTGTCTCCATTGGAAAATGCCTTTGTGATCCTGCGTTCGTCAGATCCTTTGGTCAAAGTAACTGATTCCATCATAAGCCTGCCGCTTTTGGCTCCTGGACAGACCCTGGCCTGCGATACGCTTTTAGGCCCCCGGTTTTTACTGGCTGTTTCACCGCTGATAAAGTCTGACCGTCAGTTGATGTTAAACGCGGTTTTTGCTGCTAAACAAGAAGCAATTAAGTCCAATTTCAGAACCTCAATGATTATCGTTTCCCAGGAAATAAAGGCCGATATCAAGGCGGATTCTCTGGTTATTGCTTCGTATGTATTGTCACCTGCCCCCATGCAGAGCCATATTAATGCTGGTTCTTTTGTCACCTTGGACTCGGTGGTGATCGCCAATCTGGGAACCGGCCAGGCCCGGGGAATTACCCTGACCGCCACCGCAGTTTCCGGCGGCCAGACAGTGCCCATGCGTGAAAATCTCCGGTTTGGAAATATTCCGGCCGGCGGATCCTCCGCCCATCAAAGACCAGTCCTAAAGCCAATAATGACCGATATCAACAATCCCCTTGCCCTGCTGGTCACCATTCGCGATTCCTATGGCCGGGAGTCCCGGCAGATCATCCGCAGGTCCAATGTGGTGAACCCGGTCTGGGACATTCAAACCAGGGCTTTAGGCTCCGACCGGATACAGATAAACTGGGTCTTGCTGACTGGCGACGCCGGCATCAAAGGCTATAACCTCTACCGTAAAACCACCGGCCAGGCGTCATTCACCAAAGTCAACCTGGTGCCGGTAGGGGATTCCCGCACCTTTACCGATCAGGGATTGACACCCAATACCAGCTATATTTATACTGTTTCTGCGGTTGATTCCCTGGGCAGCGAAAGCCCGGTGTTTCCCGTACCAGACACCATAAAAACCCAGCCCGCCTTGATGCCAGGTTTCCCGGCGGTGGTGGGAAACGGTATACGGGGCAGCCGGATGTGGTCTTCCCCGGCCTCCGGAGACATCAATAACGACGGATTCGAGGAAATAGTCATTGGCAGTGACGACGGCAGGGTCTATGCCTTTGACCGCTTGGGAACTATTTTGTCCGGGTGGCCGGCGGAGATCGGCGGCAGCATCGACCAGTCCAGCCCGGCCCTGGCCGATATTGACGGAGACGGTTTTCTGGAGGTGGTGATGGGCAGCGGAGGCTGGTACACGGTGCCCGGCGACGGCCAGGTTCATGTTTTAAGGCATGACGGCTCCGAGCAGCCGGGCTGGCCCCAGGCAGTAAGCGGCGACGCCTTCGCCGGAGCGGCAATAGCCGATCTTGACGGCGACGGAAGCTTTGAGATTGTGGCGGCCACCACCGGCGGTTATATATATGCTTGGGATGCCGGCGGATCCCTGCTTTTGGGCTGGCCGGTTTACGCCGGTGGCCCGGTTTGGTCCGCCCCGGCCTTGGGAAATCTTGATGCAGATCCCCAGATGGAGATCGCAGTCACCGCCAACTCCGCCGGTGCGCTAAAACTGCTGGTTCTAAACCATGACGGAACCGATTTGCCGGGATGGCCGATAATAGTCCAGTCCAGCGCCGGTTATGCCCTGGCCTCTCCTGTTTTGGCCGATATGGACAATGACGGGAAGAACGAGATCATCCTGGGAGCCGAGACCTATTGTCCAACTGCCTCCACCAAGGGCTACTGCTTCAAAGTAAACGGAGAACAGCTTGCAGGCTGGCCGGTGGGGTTTGACTGCGGGACCAGGATCGTCTGCTCGCCGGCCATAGCCGATATGGACGGTGATGGCAAGCTGGATGCGGCCTTCATTGCTTCCAACGGGGTGCTCCGGGCCTATTCAGATCAGGGCGTAAACCGGATGCTGTGGGAGGTTCAAACCGGATCCAACGGCCGCACCAACCCCATTGCCGCCGATATCGATTCCGACGGCATCATAGAGATCCTTCTGACCACAGAATCAGGGTATTTATACGCCTTTGAAGGCTCCGACGGTTCGCTGACCCGGGGCTATCCCATCTGGATAGAACCCAGCTGGTCGGCTCCGGCCTTAAGCGACCTCAACCGGGATGGAAAGATGGAGCTGCTGGCCTTCGGCTGGGGAAGCCACAAACTGTTTGCCTGGGAGCTTGGTTCCAGCTCCAATAATTCTGGAACCTTCGGATCCTCCTTCAGAGGGAATATGCGGCGCACCGGGTGCGGCAACGATACTTTGGCGGCCAAGCTAGGCGGAGCGGCGCAGGTTGAATG